The following are from one region of the Quercus robur chromosome 1, dhQueRobu3.1, whole genome shotgun sequence genome:
- the LOC126724233 gene encoding germin-like protein subfamily 1 member 7 — protein MMKGVPYLFTVAILALATTLVSAYDPSPLQDFCVAINNTDSAVFVNGKFCKDPATVTANDFFFPGLNIPGNTAASKLGSSVNLVNVDKLPGLNTLGISLARLDFAPYGLNPPHTHPRGTELLVVMEGTLLVGFVTSNPNKLFTKVLNKGDVFVFPIGLIHFQFNIGQTNAVAFAGLSSQNPGLITIANAVFGSNPPINPDVLAKAFQLDKNVVDYLQKQF, from the exons ATGATGAAAGGTGTTCCTTACCTTTTTACTGTGGCCATTTTGGCTTTGGCAACCACCCTTGTTTCAGCTTATGACCCTAGTCCTTTGCAAGACTTTTGTGTCGCAATTAACAACACCGATTCTGCTG TATTtgtgaatggaaaattttgtaaggacCCAGCAACTGTCACAGCCAACGATTTTTTCTTTCCCGGACTCAATATTCCTGGAAACACAGCTGCAAGTAAACTTGGATCAAGTGTCAATCTTGTGAATGTCGATAAATTACCTGGTCTTAACACTTTAGGCATATCTTTGGCTCGTCTCGACTTTGCCCCATATGGCCTGAATCCTCCTCACACTCACCCTCGCGGCACTGAGCTTTTGGTAGTCATGGAGGGTACTCTCTTGGTTGGATTTGTCACATCCAACCCAAACAAACTCTTCACCAAAGTTCTAAACAAGGGAGATGTCTTTGTCTTCCCAATTGGTCTCATTCACTTCCAATTCAACATAGGGCAGACCAATGCTGTTGCCTTTGCTGGTCTTAGCAGTCAAAATCCTGGGTTGATCACCATAGCAAATGCGGTCTTTGGATCTAATCCTCCAATCAATCCTGATGTTCTCGCCAAGGCCTTCCAATTGGACAAGAATGTAGTTGATTatcttcaaaaacaattttaa